A stretch of the Psychroserpens sp. Hel_I_66 genome encodes the following:
- a CDS encoding SIMPL domain-containing protein (The SIMPL domain is named for its presence in mouse protein SIMPL (signalling molecule that associates with mouse pelle-like kinase). Bacterial member BP26, from Brucella, was shown to assemble into a channel-like structure, while YggE from E. coli has been associated with resistance to oxidative stress.) — protein MKNHVLTLILFLFFFGNANAQHKGNYDQISRQNVLHSGNATIYNPTVQQQINKVLNPSTHVFIDVKALQNVEATTYTAIFNISQIGATADSTNLLINQKIDNIKNELKAIGISEDDFAIDVISFVPNYEIEVQKKLFSKTYTEVPNGFELQQNLHIQFTKTNQFESILTACAKSEIYNLVKVDYYIENIAEVYKNLQTKLLKLIEDKKAYYKILGFDLADYNVAIADDQYCYFPKDFYQSYQAFNSVSFEAIHKKKGVTTAKKQTSYYYQPLSYENYDVVVNPSILEPVVQIGMNIRLQYTPKPIEAKTEPVVKTEIKHKYYVVSPNGTLDIKALQTD, from the coding sequence ATGAAAAATCATGTGCTTACCTTAATATTATTTTTATTTTTCTTCGGAAATGCAAACGCACAACACAAAGGAAATTACGACCAGATCTCACGCCAAAACGTATTGCATTCTGGAAATGCAACCATTTACAACCCAACTGTACAACAGCAAATCAATAAAGTATTAAATCCAAGCACACACGTATTTATTGATGTTAAGGCATTACAAAATGTTGAAGCGACAACGTACACAGCAATTTTTAATATTTCTCAAATTGGAGCAACCGCAGACAGCACAAATTTGTTAATCAACCAAAAAATTGACAACATTAAAAATGAGCTTAAAGCTATAGGAATTTCCGAAGATGACTTCGCAATTGATGTGATTTCATTTGTTCCCAATTATGAGATTGAAGTTCAAAAAAAGCTCTTTAGCAAAACATATACTGAAGTTCCCAATGGTTTTGAGCTTCAGCAAAATTTACATATTCAGTTTACAAAAACCAATCAGTTTGAAAGTATTTTAACCGCATGTGCAAAAAGTGAAATCTATAATTTGGTAAAAGTGGATTATTACATAGAGAATATTGCAGAGGTCTATAAAAACCTACAAACCAAACTCCTCAAATTAATCGAGGATAAAAAAGCTTACTATAAAATTTTAGGCTTTGATTTGGCAGATTATAATGTTGCTATTGCAGATGACCAATACTGCTATTTCCCAAAAGATTTCTATCAAAGCTACCAAGCCTTTAATAGTGTTTCCTTTGAAGCTATTCACAAGAAAAAAGGAGTCACTACTGCGAAAAAACAGACTTCCTATTATTACCAACCCTTGTCTTATGAGAATTATGATGTGGTCGTAAATCCGTCAATTTTAGAACCTGTGGTTCAAATTGGGATGAATATTAGGTTACAATACACACCAAAACCTATAGAAGCAAAAACAGAACCTGTTGTTAAAACCGAAATTAAACATAAATACTACGTTGTTTCACCAAACGGTACTCTAGATATCAAAGCGTTGCAAACCGATTAA
- a CDS encoding rhodanese-like domain-containing protein — protein MKTTINLCIAVLLMSPSETQKLDYPKAKVSYSDFEELVKEVKSHREERLLSLSQFMDKCNEDNVIILDTRSKEMFDKKHIEGALHLNFSDFSVSNLAKIIPNKKTTILIYCNNNFNGDEIHFMSKTVRLPPSEEEKKKTRSLALNVPTYINLYGYGYENIYELDELISFFDQSIKYEGTSLNQ, from the coding sequence ATGAAAACAACAATTAATTTATGTATCGCAGTACTATTAATGTCTCCTTCGGAAACTCAAAAACTTGATTACCCGAAAGCTAAAGTAAGTTATTCAGACTTTGAAGAATTGGTGAAAGAAGTGAAAAGCCACAGAGAAGAAAGGTTATTGAGTCTCAGCCAGTTTATGGACAAATGTAATGAGGATAATGTGATAATTCTAGACACGCGCTCAAAAGAAATGTTTGATAAAAAACATATTGAAGGAGCTTTGCATTTAAATTTCTCAGACTTCTCTGTAAGTAACTTGGCCAAAATAATCCCGAATAAAAAGACAACCATTTTAATTTATTGCAATAATAATTTTAATGGTGATGAAATTCATTTTATGAGCAAAACTGTTAGACTTCCACCTTCCGAAGAAGAAAAAAAGAAGACACGCTCATTAGCTCTAAACGTGCCAACCTATATCAATTTATATGGCTACGGTTATGAAAACATATACGAACTGGATGAACTTATTTCATTTTTTGATCAAAGCATAAAATATGAAGGCACTTCATTAAATCAATAA
- a CDS encoding vWA domain-containing protein gives MKTNFKTLLVLLCTMTIVSCNAKEKKATEQLALLETETTHTNEQSIKVALLLDTSNSMDGLIDQAKAQLWEIVNELSYAKCGDEQPNLQIALYEYGNDNLNSDEGYIRQVLEFSDDLDEISKQLFSLTTNGGNEYCGQVIQTSLNQLKWGENQDDLKLIFIAGNEPFSQGKISYQDATKQAHKNGISVNTIFCGEYNLGISNFWKDGANLGHGDYMAINHNHETTYVATPYDDKILNLNQKLNGTYVAYGNIGRTKMALQEEQDDNAKGYSDENAVSRTVSKSSHLYKNATWDLVDAEKEKDFKYDALKKEELPKELKNKSTSEIKAYIATKREERESVQKEIQQLNEKRRLYIKSQQKDDNNGLENAMIKAIKTQAKEKKYNW, from the coding sequence ATGAAAACAAATTTCAAAACTCTATTAGTATTGCTCTGTACAATGACAATTGTATCGTGCAATGCAAAAGAAAAAAAAGCAACAGAGCAATTAGCGCTTTTAGAAACTGAAACCACTCACACAAACGAACAATCCATAAAAGTGGCTTTATTGTTAGACACAAGCAATAGCATGGATGGCTTGATTGATCAGGCAAAAGCACAACTTTGGGAAATTGTCAATGAATTATCTTACGCCAAGTGCGGAGATGAGCAACCCAATCTTCAAATTGCGTTATACGAATATGGCAATGATAACTTAAACAGTGACGAAGGCTATATTAGACAGGTATTAGAGTTTAGTGATGATTTGGATGAAATTTCAAAACAGCTATTCTCTTTAACAACCAATGGCGGAAATGAATATTGTGGTCAAGTTATTCAAACATCATTAAACCAATTAAAATGGGGAGAGAATCAAGATGATCTAAAACTGATTTTTATAGCAGGAAATGAACCCTTTTCTCAAGGTAAAATAAGTTATCAAGATGCAACAAAACAAGCGCATAAAAACGGTATAAGCGTCAACACCATTTTTTGCGGAGAATATAATTTGGGTATTTCTAACTTTTGGAAAGATGGTGCAAATCTAGGTCATGGTGATTATATGGCAATTAACCATAACCATGAGACTACGTATGTAGCGACCCCTTACGACGATAAAATCTTAAACCTTAATCAAAAACTTAATGGAACTTATGTTGCCTACGGAAATATCGGTAGAACAAAAATGGCGCTACAAGAAGAACAAGATGATAACGCCAAAGGCTATAGCGATGAAAATGCAGTAAGTCGAACAGTGAGTAAAAGTTCACATTTGTACAAAAATGCAACGTGGGATTTGGTGGATGCAGAAAAAGAAAAGGATTTTAAATATGATGCCCTAAAAAAAGAAGAATTACCAAAAGAGCTTAAAAATAAAAGCACATCAGAAATTAAGGCTTATATAGCTACAAAACGTGAAGAGCGTGAATCGGTTCAGAAGGAAATTCAGCAACTAAACGAGAAAAGAAGGCTGTATATAAAATCACAGCAAAAAGATGATAATAATGGGTTAGAAAATGCGATGATAAAAGCCATTAAAACTCAAGCGAAAGAAAAGAAGTATAATTGGTAA
- a CDS encoding type IX secretion system membrane protein PorP/SprF produces MNLKKYCIIAFLALFTKIGTAQEGLPIYSDYLTDNYYLIHPSMAGVANCAKVRLTARAQWFGQDEAPNLQTLSINSRLGDSPSAIGAIVYNDKNGYHSQTGAYLTYAHHLMFSRNEIDLNMLSFGLSAGFIQYKLDETEFLEDGFDPIIAGVEQSATNFNVDFGFSYHLIDFYAHATVKNVLNNDGINFNEQGLSYDNLRTYIFSAGNTFSKFGSEWSFEPSLMFMYRDATEEASFDINAKAYREMDFGKIWGGLSYRRSLDGAEFQNGNGSGISSQKLQYFTPFVGVDYNNFVFAYTYSYQANSVVFNNGGFHQITLGYNFNCRREKYECNCPAIN; encoded by the coding sequence ATGAATCTAAAGAAGTATTGCATAATTGCATTTTTAGCACTGTTTACAAAAATTGGAACAGCTCAAGAAGGATTGCCCATTTATTCAGATTATTTGACTGATAATTATTACTTGATCCATCCATCTATGGCGGGAGTAGCAAACTGTGCAAAGGTTAGACTTACTGCACGAGCGCAGTGGTTTGGTCAAGATGAAGCACCAAACCTTCAAACGTTGAGTATCAATAGTAGATTAGGGGATTCACCATCTGCTATAGGAGCTATTGTTTATAATGATAAAAACGGTTATCATTCACAAACAGGTGCATACTTAACTTATGCACACCATTTGATGTTTTCTCGTAATGAGATTGATTTAAATATGTTGTCATTTGGTTTGAGTGCTGGTTTTATTCAGTATAAATTAGACGAAACAGAATTTTTGGAAGATGGTTTTGATCCAATCATCGCAGGTGTTGAACAAAGTGCAACTAATTTTAATGTTGATTTTGGATTTTCATATCATCTTATAGATTTTTATGCTCATGCGACAGTAAAGAATGTTTTAAACAACGATGGAATTAACTTCAATGAACAAGGTCTAAGTTATGACAACCTAAGAACTTATATTTTTTCTGCTGGAAATACATTTAGTAAATTTGGAAGTGAATGGAGTTTTGAGCCTTCTTTAATGTTTATGTATAGAGATGCTACAGAAGAAGCTTCTTTTGATATTAATGCCAAAGCTTATAGAGAAATGGATTTTGGTAAGATTTGGGGTGGTTTATCTTACAGAAGAAGTTTAGATGGAGCAGAATTCCAAAATGGTAATGGATCTGGAATAAGTAGCCAAAAATTACAATACTTTACACCTTTTGTTGGTGTTGATTATAACAATTTTGTATTTGCATACACGTATTCTTATCAAGCTAACTCGGTTGTATTTAATAATGGTGGATTCCATCAAATAACTTTAGGTTACAACTTTAACTGTAGAAGAGAGAAATATGAATGTAACTGTCCTGCGATTAACTAG
- a CDS encoding T9SS C-terminal target domain-containing protein produces MKKFYLILVSVLISSLSFAQDLNMQNGSFNRCDPDKFYDSGGPGGSYSSDENFVITICANNAGEFIILDFLAFSTQLNVDVLTIYDGDDTSAPLVGSYNGANNPGTIIASDTNVSGCITVEFISNGSGTTTGWEADIICAVPCQTITPSVDSTDPAINASGSVQANVGDIITFNGSANFSTDGTGATYQWNFGDANTATGTSVTNTYAAPGTYTVTLSVTDANPIGCTETTTISVFIVGENIVVDQTTYTVEELVEDVLINSDCAQISNITFSTGTNFGTDNGIGYFINDGSLFPFTDGLLLTSGNAANARGPNNNALSDGGFGWPGDTELDAAVGINSNNASIIEFDFVPLADSISFDFLMASEEYDMGGFECTFSDAFAFLLTDPAGNVTNLAVLPGTTTPILVTNIHPDNGSCPAINEEYFGAYTATNAPPSSFDGRTAVFTAQSPVVPGDTYHIKLVVADASDTALDSGVFLKAGSFDLGGDLGDDITIAAGNAECEGQTIVLDTQTPTANHVWYKDGVVIPGETGSTLNVTESGIYAVDVIFSGICQANDSVVVEFKPNAVANTPPNLSICSTDGIGEFILTDNDSEVLLDQDPADYIISYHLTEQEAIDNVNPLASPYTNISDPQTIYVRIAELTQECFDTTFFDLEFTSLTINTTLTPLQECDDNNDGFAMFTLTDANLEVISDLDPATVSVSYHFSLAEAEDGMNPLSDTYTNTVIDNQTIYVRVESNDSADCYNTTSLDLIVNSLPVPIPPLPYEVCDDDNDGFSIFDLTSKDDEILGVQTDITVTYHETQIEAIDGVNAQASSYNNISAGSQIIFVRLTNDLTGCSSIEELILIVNSLPSVGAISDYELCDDNNPGDETEVFDLSTKDAEAIDGQTDVTVSYHETLDEAIDGLNSLPNLYSNIDNPQTIFVNITNTTTGCTNVGSFDLIVNPLPSLVAPTALEVCDDGTPDGITSIDLTIKNTEITNNDSDYSVSYHLTQEDADDNVDPLPIPYTNTSNGQIVYVRVQDINTGCYDTTTLELVVEQAPIANTPLPLEYCDPDSDGFGVFDLESKTNEVTGGDPSLTVTYHETMADANNGVNPLDSPYNNIVENMQTVYVRVESATIATDCATIVELVLVVNPTPQLGAAPTALEVCDDLSADGIAQFDLTSKEDEILQNLADPTLYTVSYYTSEANADMPTGPITNPTNYTNTIAFNQILWVRVEDSATGCYKLTTLELIVNALPVLVQPAPLELCDDNNPGDEIEVFTLEDASDEILDGQTGISLTYYETQLDADTQTDPVTSPYTNIENPQTIFVVATDDVTGCSVSTTATILLRVNPIPSPTAPTDLEECDSDNDGFASFDLEERTLEIIGGELDTAVTYHETLEDANMGDNPLSSPYTNIVIDQQTIYIRLTNTETGCYNASETLTIRVLESPEVPITIDDYVICDTNADGIAQFDLTTKNDEILGTQTDVTLTYHVTLANAQSGASPIANVGNYTNTSNPQTIYVRLLSGTNGCVDTGQFEIRVELPPVAVQPAPLQLCDDEIDDEVTVFDLTVKDNEITGGEASWSVSYYETQADADAQENAVDAEAYTNTAVGTAPANPQTLYVVVTDTDTGCTDQVTLTIRVLPNPTPTETIPDLVLCDDTNPGDMEEVFDLTTDELLILNGETGVTPTYHESLEDAEDGIGAIADPTMYTNTVTPQVIYVRVTNDITQCYTVVDFTIIVNPLPDVVAVTDFIACELNNDGFYDFDLTMKDGEVLNGQDPSLFTVTYHVSQEDADDLMNALVSPYTNVTNPQQIFVAITNNDTGCSISTPSFNIEVQEAAEANSDMEAILYEICDDEMDADNDPTNNSAQFDLTVQNGEILDGQDPANYTVSYYASETDAELGVSPLPFLYENIVNPQVIWARVDNDTPDAAGMDTSICYEVASLTLQVNPLPVFDLQESYILCVDLNGTEVLNPLLLDTGLSTPTYTFEWLFNGAPIAGATQGSYMPSEGGTYTVNVTDATSSAETMCVGSDITEVIESAPPTVTAVVVTDAFADSHVIEVTVDGPGEYEYSLDGGPWQDQSTFVDVSLGEHIVTARDRNGCGEASDEVIVMDYPKFFTPNGDGYNDTWNISAINSQPSAKIYIFDRYGKLLKQLSPTGAGWNGTYNGNQMPTSDYWFVVEYNEPSTGERKEFKAHFTLKR; encoded by the coding sequence ATGAAAAAGTTTTACTTAATCCTTGTTTCGGTATTAATTTCTTCCCTCTCTTTTGCTCAGGATTTAAACATGCAAAATGGTAGTTTTAACAGATGTGATCCTGATAAATTTTACGATTCTGGAGGTCCAGGAGGCTCATACAGTAGCGACGAAAATTTTGTGATTACAATATGCGCAAATAATGCTGGAGAATTTATTATTCTAGACTTTTTAGCTTTTAGTACACAACTTAATGTAGATGTTTTAACAATTTATGATGGCGATGATACATCAGCGCCACTTGTTGGCTCTTATAATGGTGCTAATAATCCAGGTACTATAATTGCCTCAGATACTAATGTTAGTGGTTGTATAACTGTGGAGTTTATTTCAAATGGCTCAGGGACTACTACAGGTTGGGAGGCAGATATTATTTGTGCTGTACCTTGCCAAACCATAACGCCATCAGTCGATAGTACAGACCCAGCAATTAATGCATCAGGATCAGTACAGGCTAATGTTGGTGATATTATAACATTTAATGGTAGTGCAAATTTTTCTACAGATGGCACAGGAGCTACTTATCAGTGGAATTTTGGTGACGCAAACACAGCTACAGGGACTTCAGTAACAAATACATATGCAGCCCCAGGAACTTATACTGTAACATTAAGTGTAACAGATGCTAATCCAATTGGATGTACCGAAACAACAACTATTTCTGTGTTTATTGTAGGAGAGAATATTGTAGTAGATCAAACAACTTACACAGTAGAAGAATTAGTAGAAGACGTTTTAATAAACAGTGATTGTGCTCAAATTAGCAATATTACATTTTCTACAGGAACTAATTTTGGCACAGATAACGGTATAGGTTATTTTATAAATGATGGCAGTTTGTTTCCGTTTACAGATGGACTTCTACTAACATCTGGTAATGCAGCAAATGCCAGAGGTCCTAACAACAACGCATTAAGTGATGGAGGTTTTGGTTGGCCTGGTGATACAGAATTAGATGCAGCAGTTGGTATAAATTCAAATAACGCATCTATAATAGAATTTGATTTTGTACCACTTGCAGATAGTATAAGTTTTGATTTTTTAATGGCTTCGGAAGAATATGATATGGGAGGATTTGAATGTACCTTCTCCGATGCATTTGCCTTTTTATTAACAGACCCAGCTGGAAATGTAACTAATTTAGCAGTTCTACCAGGAACTACAACTCCAATTTTAGTTACAAATATTCATCCAGATAACGGTTCTTGTCCAGCCATTAATGAAGAATATTTTGGCGCCTATACAGCAACAAATGCACCTCCATCCAGTTTTGATGGTCGTACTGCGGTCTTTACAGCGCAATCTCCTGTAGTCCCAGGTGATACATACCATATCAAATTAGTCGTTGCAGATGCATCAGATACCGCATTAGATTCCGGAGTATTTTTAAAAGCTGGAAGTTTTGATCTAGGTGGGGATTTAGGTGATGATATAACAATTGCTGCAGGAAATGCCGAGTGCGAAGGTCAAACCATAGTTCTTGATACTCAAACACCCACTGCAAACCATGTATGGTATAAAGATGGAGTCGTAATACCAGGAGAAACAGGATCTACTTTAAACGTGACAGAATCTGGAATATATGCTGTAGATGTTATTTTCTCCGGAATTTGTCAAGCAAACGATTCCGTAGTGGTAGAATTTAAACCCAATGCAGTTGCAAATACACCTCCAAACTTATCCATCTGTAGTACGGATGGTATAGGGGAGTTCATCTTAACCGATAATGACTCTGAAGTCTTGTTAGATCAAGATCCAGCAGATTATATTATAAGCTATCACTTAACGGAACAAGAGGCAATTGACAATGTCAACCCTTTAGCGAGTCCGTATACAAACATTTCAGATCCACAAACCATTTATGTGCGCATAGCAGAATTAACCCAAGAATGTTTTGACACAACATTTTTTGACTTAGAGTTCACGAGCTTAACCATCAATACAACATTAACACCACTACAAGAGTGTGATGACAATAACGATGGTTTCGCAATGTTTACGCTTACAGATGCTAATTTGGAGGTAATTAGTGATTTAGATCCTGCTACAGTATCTGTATCATATCATTTTTCTTTAGCAGAGGCGGAAGACGGAATGAACCCATTATCCGATACTTACACGAATACGGTGATAGATAATCAAACCATATACGTTAGGGTTGAAAGTAATGATAGTGCAGATTGTTACAACACAACATCTTTAGATTTAATTGTTAATTCATTGCCAGTTCCAATCCCACCTTTACCTTATGAAGTTTGTGATGATGATAATGACGGTTTTTCCATTTTTGATTTGACATCAAAGGATGATGAAATATTAGGAGTTCAAACAGATATTACAGTGACCTATCATGAAACTCAAATAGAAGCCATTGACGGTGTAAATGCACAGGCAAGTTCTTACAATAATATTTCAGCTGGCTCTCAAATTATTTTTGTTAGATTAACTAATGATCTTACAGGTTGTTCAAGTATAGAAGAATTAATATTGATTGTTAACTCATTACCTTCTGTAGGAGCAATTTCCGATTATGAACTTTGTGATGATAATAATCCTGGTGACGAAACCGAAGTTTTTGATCTTTCAACTAAAGATGCAGAAGCTATAGATGGTCAAACAGATGTTACGGTATCTTATCATGAAACTCTTGATGAAGCTATAGATGGATTAAATTCATTACCTAATCTCTATAGCAACATTGACAATCCACAAACCATATTTGTCAATATTACAAATACTACAACAGGTTGTACTAATGTTGGTAGTTTCGATTTGATTGTAAATCCATTACCTTCTTTAGTTGCACCCACCGCTTTAGAAGTTTGCGACGACGGTACACCTGATGGGATCACGAGCATCGACCTTACGATAAAGAACACTGAGATCACGAACAACGATTCGGACTACTCCGTAAGCTACCACCTTACCCAGGAGGATGCAGATGACAACGTAGATCCGTTACCGATCCCGTACACAAATACGTCCAACGGACAGATCGTATATGTAAGGGTCCAGGACATCAACACAGGCTGTTACGACACCACGACGCTGGAGCTAGTGGTTGAGCAGGCACCCATTGCGAACACGCCACTGCCCTTGGAGTACTGCGATCCGGACAGTGACGGATTCGGTGTCTTCGATCTAGAGAGCAAGACCAACGAGGTGACCGGAGGCGACCCTAGCCTAACGGTGACCTACCACGAGACCATGGCAGATGCCAACAACGGTGTCAACCCATTGGATAGCCCATATAACAACATCGTGGAGAACATGCAGACGGTGTACGTGCGTGTGGAGAGCGCGACGATAGCGACCGACTGCGCCACGATCGTTGAGCTCGTGCTCGTGGTCAACCCGACACCGCAACTGGGCGCGGCACCGACCGCACTTGAGGTCTGTGACGACCTGTCCGCTGATGGCATCGCACAGTTTGACCTGACCAGTAAGGAGGACGAGATCCTCCAGAACCTGGCAGACCCAACGCTATATACGGTAAGCTACTATACGAGCGAGGCCAATGCGGATATGCCCACCGGTCCAATAACAAACCCGACCAATTATACCAATACGATAGCGTTCAACCAGATCCTTTGGGTACGCGTTGAGGACAGCGCAACGGGCTGCTACAAGCTCACCACCTTGGAACTGATCGTCAATGCACTACCGGTACTGGTACAACCGGCACCATTGGAGCTCTGTGACGACAACAACCCTGGCGACGAGATTGAAGTGTTTACCCTAGAGGACGCCAGCGACGAGATCCTGGACGGGCAGACAGGCATCAGCCTCACCTATTACGAGACACAGCTGGACGCGGACACGCAGACCGACCCGGTCACCAGCCCATATACGAACATCGAGAACCCACAGACGATCTTCGTGGTGGCGACCGACGACGTTACGGGATGCTCGGTAAGCACCACGGCGACAATATTATTAAGGGTCAACCCGATCCCATCACCTACGGCGCCAACGGACCTTGAGGAATGCGACAGCGACAACGATGGCTTCGCGAGCTTCGACCTGGAAGAGCGCACCCTGGAGATCATAGGCGGAGAGCTGGACACCGCGGTGACCTACCACGAGACACTTGAGGACGCCAACATGGGGGACAACCCGCTGTCAAGCCCTTACACGAACATCGTGATCGACCAGCAGACCATCTACATCAGGCTCACCAATACGGAGACCGGTTGCTACAATGCTTCGGAAACGTTGACGATCCGTGTGCTGGAATCCCCAGAGGTACCGATCACCATAGACGACTATGTGATCTGTGATACCAATGCGGACGGGATCGCACAGTTCGACCTGACCACCAAGAACGATGAAATACTGGGTACACAGACCGATGTCACGTTGACCTACCACGTCACGCTGGCAAACGCACAGTCGGGAGCAAGCCCGATAGCCAATGTTGGCAACTATACCAATACCAGTAACCCACAGACCATCTACGTAAGGTTGTTGAGCGGCACCAATGGCTGCGTGGATACGGGACAGTTTGAGATCAGGGTAGAGCTGCCACCTGTGGCGGTACAGCCGGCACCATTACAGTTATGCGACGATGAGATCGACGATGAGGTCACTGTGTTCGACCTTACGGTAAAGGACAACGAGATCACAGGGGGCGAGGCGAGCTGGAGCGTAAGCTACTATGAGACGCAGGCCGATGCCGATGCACAGGAAAACGCAGTTGACGCAGAAGCCTATACCAATACAGCAGTTGGCACAGCACCAGCCAACCCACAGACCCTTTATGTGGTGGTCACCGATACGGATACTGGATGTACGGACCAGGTGACGCTCACCATAAGGGTGCTGCCAAACCCAACACCTACCGAGACCATCCCTGACCTGGTACTCTGTGACGATACCAACCCAGGGGACATGGAAGAAGTGTTCGACCTGACCACTGACGAGCTGTTGATACTCAATGGCGAGACCGGGGTCACACCTACCTACCATGAGAGCCTAGAGGACGCCGAGGATGGCATCGGCGCCATAGCGGACCCAACGATGTACACGAACACCGTTACACCACAGGTCATCTACGTAAGGGTGACCAATGACATCACGCAGTGCTATACGGTAGTCGACTTTACGATCATCGTCAACCCATTGCCGGACGTGGTAGCTGTCACCGATTTTATCGCCTGTGAGCTCAACAACGACGGTTTCTACGACTTTGACCTTACGATGAAGGATGGCGAGGTGCTCAACGGTCAGGACCCATCACTGTTCACGGTGACCTATCACGTGAGCCAAGAGGATGCGGACGATCTAATGAACGCCCTTGTGAGCCCATATACGAACGTCACCAACCCACAGCAGATCTTCGTGGCGATCACCAACAACGATACGGGATGCTCGATAAGCACACCAAGCTTCAACATAGAGGTACAGGAGGCAGCGGAGGCCAACAGCGATATGGAGGCGATACTGTACGAGATCTGTGACGATGAGATGGACGCGGACAACGACCCGACCAACAACAGTGCACAGTTCGACCTTACCGTGCAGAACGGTGAGATCCTGGACGGTCAGGACCCAGCGAACTATACCGTGAGCTATTATGCAAGTGAGACGGATGCTGAGCTAGGGGTGAGCCCATTACCGTTCCTTTACGAGAACATTGTCAATCCACAGGTCATCTGGGCAAGGGTGGACAATGACACACCGGATGCAGCGGGAATGGATACTTCGATCTGTTATGAAGTCGCATCGTTGACGCTACAAGTGAACCCGTTACCGGTATTTGACTTGCAGGAGAGTTATATTTTATGTGTTGACCTTAACGGTACAGAGGTTTTAAACCCATTATTATTAGACACAGGTCTGAGCACGCCAACCTATACCTTTGAGTGGTTGTTCAACGGAGCACCGATAGCAGGAGCGACCCAAGGCAGTTATATGCCTAGCGAAGGAGGGACCTACACTGTAAACGTTACCGATGCGACAAGCTCAGCGGAAACGATGTGCGTTGGCAGCGATATAACAGAAGTGATCGAGAGCGCACCGCCGACGGTGACAGCGGTCGTGGTGACGGATGCCTTTGCGGACAGCCACGTGATAGAGGTCACGGTGGATGGACCGGGAGAGTACGAGTACAGCCTGGACGGTGGCCCATGGCAGGACCAGAGTACGTTCGTGGACGTATCCCTTGGAGAGCACATTGTGACCGCAAGGGACAGGAACGGTTGCGGTGAGGCCAGTGACGAGGTGATCGTGATGGACTACCCTAAGTTCTTCACGCCTAACGGTGACGGTTACAACGATACATGGAACATTAGTGCGATAAATAGCCAACCAAGCGCAAAAATTTATATATTTGACAGATACGGAAAGTTGCTCAAGCAGCTCAGCCCGACGGGAGCAGGTTGGAACGGTACCTATAACGGTAACCAGATGCCGACCAGTGACTATTGGTTCGTGGTGGAGTACAACGAGCCGAGCACCGGTGAACGTAAAGAATTTAAAGCCCATTTTACCCTGAAAAGATAA